One window from the genome of Nicotiana sylvestris chromosome 9, ASM39365v2, whole genome shotgun sequence encodes:
- the LOC104216148 gene encoding YTH domain-containing protein ECT4-like, translated as MAAGAPPVDQAAGLLQNLSLESQNKNLEIAEPKKKPSVDSKNVGNGQNQSMNRSVTPVLPEFIDPNFCYLPNGYPSTAAYYYGYDASGNEWEDYSRYLNLDGVEMPGVYGDNGSLIYHHGYGYAPYSPYSPATSPAPTLGHDGQLYGSQQYHYPYFQPLPPTSNSYTTPVALPKGEIATSAAAAAADQASLSVDSANANSNGIANGGVKGNAGPTPVRPAFQNPSVNANGSYGRGALPGGAASGYQDPRLGFDGVRSPIPWIDGSMFTDGQARPVSSNSFTPSFSNGSAVPSSKNQNVHPHLMGFHHPRPSSGMNTTNGYMNRLYPNKLYGGRYGNTFGTGMGFGSNGYDTRTTGRGWMTVDNRFKPRGRGNSFYGYSNENMDGLNELNRGPRGKGSKNQKGFTPVALAVKGQNIPLTVTNDSEKDKPSLIPDREQYNCPDFPVAYTDAKFFIIKSYSEDDVHKSIKYNVWASTPNGNKKLDSAYQEAQQKSGGCPVFLFFSVNTSGQFVGVAEMVGPVDFNKSVEYWQQDKWIGCFPVKWHIVKDVPNSLLKHITLENNENKPVTNSRDTQEVKMEQGLQVIKIFKDHISKQCILDDFEFYEDRQKRNQEKKAKQQLFQKQSQAWEGKATEEKKKENTKLEPKSQKPSEVPAGLNKESLPTAPTNGVVKLTENASVTKGDDTNGAKPVTVAEKKPVAKGIANGVANGC; from the exons ATGGCTGCTGGTGCTCCTCCTGTTGATC AAGCTGCAGGCTTGCTGCAGAATTTGTCATTGGAGTCTCAGAATAAGAATCTTGAAATTGCAGAGCCAAAAAAGAAG CCTTCTGTTGACTCAAAAAACGTGGGAAATGGACAGAACCAGTCTATGAATCGATCCGTGACCCCTGTGTTGCCGGAATTCATAGATCCAAATTTTTGCTATCTTCCTAATGGTTATCCCTCTACTGCAGCATACTATTATG GATATGATGCTTCTGGTAATGAGTGGGAGGACTATTCAAGATATTTGAATCTGGATGGAGTTGAGATGCCC GGAGTTTATGGGGACAACGGGTCGCTTATCTATCATCATGGCTATGGTTATGCACCCTACAGTCCATATTCACCTGCTACTTCCCCTGCCCCAACTTTGGGGCATGATGGCCAGCTCTATGGATCACAGCAATACCACTATCCGTATTTCCAGCCCCTCCCTCCAACCAGTAATTCATACACTACTCCAGTTGCCCTGCCAAAAGGTGAGATCGCCACCTCTGCTGCCGCTGCTGCTGCTGACCAAGCATCATTGTCTGTTGATTCTGCTAATGCAAATTCTAATGGCATTGCCAATGGTGGTGTCAAGGGAAATGCTGGGCCTACGCCTGTGAGGCCTGCGTTCCAGAACCCATCCGTAAATGCTAATGGTTCTTATGGGCGGGGTGCCTTGCCTGGAGGAGCTGCTTCAGGTTATCAGGACCCTAGATTAGGTTTTGATGGTGTGCGATCTCCCATTCCATGGATAGACGGATCAATGTTCACTGACGGGCAAGCTAGGCCAGTGTCGAGCAATTCTTTTACACCATCTTTTTCAAATGGCAGTGCTGTTCCATCATCAAAAAATCAGAATGTTCATCCGCATCTAATG GGCTTCCACCACCCAAGGCCCTCGTCTGGCATGAACACAACAAATGGGTATATGAATAGGTTGTACCCCAATAAGCTGTATGGGGGGCGTTATGGTAACACATTCGGTACTGGCATGGGCTTTGGATCCAATGGATATGATACTCGCACTACAGGTCGTGGGTGGATGACGGTTGACAACAGGTTCAAACCCAGGGGTAGAGGAAATAGTTTTTATGGTTACAGTAATGAGAACATGGATGGTTTAAATGAGCTCAACAGGGGACCTAGAGGTAAAGGTTCCAAGAATCAAAAGGGTTTTACACCAGTCGCGCTGGCAGTCAAGGGCCAGAACATTCCGCTCACTGTAACCAATGATTCCGAGAAAGATAAACCGAGCCTGATTCCTGACAGAGAACAATACAACTGTCCGGATTTTCCAGTGGCATATACTGATGCCAAGTTTTTTATAATCAAGTCTTACAGTGAGGATGATGTGCACAAAAGCATTAAATATAATGTTTGGGCTAGCACACCAAATGGTAACAAGAAGCTTGATTCTGCTTACCAGGAGGCTCAACAAAAGTCTGGAGGTTGCccagtttttcttttcttctcg GTAAATACAAGTGGTCAGTTTGTTGGTGTTGCAGAGATGGTAGGACCAGTTGATTTCAACAAGAGTGTGGAGTATTGGCAGCAAGACAAATGGATCGGTTGTTTTCCTGTCAAGTGGCACATCGTGAAGGATGTACCAAACAGCTTGTTGAAACACATCACGCTGGAGAACAACGAGAACAAGCCTGTTACCAACAGTAGAGATACTCAGGAG GTTAAAATGGAGCAGGGCCTGCAGGTGATAAAGATATTTAAAGATCATATTAGCAAACAGTGCATCCTTGATGATTTTGAGTTCTATGAGGATCGTCAGAAGAGAAATCAGGAAAAGAAGGCCAAGCAGCAGCTATTCCAGAAGCAG TCGCAAGCATGGGAAGGCAAAGCTActgaagagaagaagaaagaaaatacgaAGTTGGAACCAAAGTCCCAGAAACCTTCAGAAGTTCCTGCTGGTTTGAACAAGGAAAGTTTACCCACTGCTCCGACTAACGGGGTGGTCAAGCTTACAGAAAATGCATCCGTTACAAAGGGAGATGATACGAATGGTGCTAAACCAGTCACTGTAGCAGAAAAGAAACCTGTAGCTAAAGGGATAGCAAATGGAGTTGCTAATGGATGCTAG